ACCGCTTTTGCTTTCGCCTGTTTGGTATTTGCTTTTGCGCCAAATGGTTCGAGTATCCAAAAAACAAAGAATAAGTTCTATTGCCGATTTTATTTCGGCCCGTTACGGAAAAAGCGGTTTTCTGGGTGGTTTGGTCGCCTTTATTGCCTTTGCTTGCGTGGTCCCTTATATCTCGCTACAGCTAAAAGCGATTACCGTTAGCCTAAATACCTTAATTGGCTATGATCCGGCTACCACAGACTTTAGCCAGATGACCATTTTGGGTGATACGGCTTTTTTTATTGCAATTATTCTAGCCATTTTCATCATCTTTTTTGGTACGCAAAATCTAGATAGCAGTAAACGCCGAGATGGGCTCATGGCGGTCATCGTCTTTGAGTCGGTCTTTAAGTTAGTGACCTTTTTGGCCCTTGGCTTTTATGTAGCTTATGGGCTGTACGATGGACCAGGAAGTATTTTTCAGGCAGCACTGGAAAAAGAGGAGTTAAGGCCTTTACTCAGCATGCAGGGAAATGATAATTTGGGCTATTGGGATTGGTCTTGGTTTATCCTCATTTCTATGTCGGCCATTTTGTTTCTGCCTCGGCAGTTTCAGGTGGCGGTAGTAGAAAATAGCCATGAGCAACACCTCAAAATGGCCAGTTGGTTTTTTCCGCTCTATTTGTTGCTGATTAACCTTTTTGTGCCAATAATCGCTATTGCTGGCCGGCTCTATTTTGAGGGCCAAGCCTATGATGCCGATTCTTTTGTGCTGAGTCTGCCTTTGGCAGAGGGCCAAGATGCCTTGGCTTTGCTCTCTTTTTTGGGGGGCTTGGCCGCCGCTACTGGGATGATTATTATTGCTACTTTGGCCCTTTCTACTATGGTCACAAGCAATTTGCTGATTCCTATATTGATTCGGACCAAAGCCATTGATTTGAATAAGGCGCAGCAGCTGAGTAGCAGCATTGTCTTTGCTCGAAGAGCAGCCGTGGCCTTTACCATTCTTTGGGCCTATATCTACTTTAAGATTATTGCTAATGCAAGGCCTTTGGTCGATACGGGTTGGGTTTCTTTTGTGGGCATTGCGCAGTTGGCGCCAGCTATGTTGGGCGGACTCTTTTGGCGGTCGGCCACAAAAGCCGGGGCCAAGGCGGGTATTTTAGCCGGCTTTATTGTTTGGGGAGCTATGCTTCCGCTGCCAGCACTTTGGCCCGATTGGGCTGCTTTGCTTGCCGATAGCGAACAGCATCCGGTGCCTAGAGCCGCTTTTTGGAGCTTGCTGACTAACCTCATTTTTTATGTGGGCGTTTCGCTCAGAAGTAAACCTTCTGCTTTGGAGCTGACGCAGGCGGCCCTCTTTATTGATGATGAGGACCATTCGCCTTTTGCCGAGCCCGAAGAAGATGACCACAGCCAAATTCTCAACCACGATATTGTGGCCCTTTTGAGCCGCTTTATGAGTGAACAGGCCCTAGAGTGGGCCGAACAGTTCTTTGAAGAAAAAGGAAAGTCTTATCTCCCGATGAGCTTAGCCAATAATCAATTTATTCAGGCGGCAGAAAATACCTTGGGGGGCGTGCTAGGCACGGCTTCTGCTCGGGCCATCTTTGCCAGTATGGTCAAGCAAAAGCCCATTGGCCAAAAGCAACTCTTTAAGATGTTGCAGGAAACCGAGGCCCTTTTGCGCTATACCCGAGAAATCGAAAGTAAATCGGCCATTTTGCAGCGCACCCAAGCCGAACTCCAACAGGCCAATGAGCAGCTCAAAGAATTGGCCCAGATGAAAGACGATTTTGTGAGTACGGTAACGCATGAACTGCGCACCCCGCTTACCTCTATCCAATCGCTGAGTCAGATCCTAAAAGAGCGCAAAGACAGCTTGCCCGCCGAACGGCAGGCGCAGTTTCTGGCCGTTATCTTTAAGGAAAGCCAGCGGCTAGGCCGCCTAATTGATGAAGTTTTGGATTTTCAGCGCCTAGAGCAACGCAAAATGAGCTTTAGCTATTCCCGCTTTTTGGTCCAAGAACTCCTAGCCGATGTCTTACTGATCTTGGAAGAGTCTATGGAGCAAAATGGGGTGACCGTAGAAAATAAACTCCAAAGCCTTCGGCCCAACTATATTGTTGAGGCCGATTATGACCGATTAAAACAGGTCCTGATCAACCTCATCTCGAATGCCATTAAGTTTAAGCAGGCTGGCCGGCCTTTGCGCATACAAATTGATGCCGAAAAAAATGGGAAAGAGCTCATCTTTTCGGTCTCTGATAATGGCATTGGGATTCCCAACGAGCTGCACCAATCTATCTTTGAGCAGTTTAAACAAGGGCAAATGCCCAGCCGCGACAAGCCCAAGGGCAGCGGCCTAGGCCTAGCCATCTGTAAGCAAATTATTGAGCAGCACCGAGGCCATATCTGGCTGAGTAGCCAGCCCAATTTTGGCTCTACCTTTTATTTCTCCATACCGCTAACAACAAAAAAATGAACGCTAAAATCTTAATTGTCGATGATGAGAGCAGCATCCGCCTAGCCCTAGAGTTTCTGATGCAGGACCAAGGCTATACGGTAGCTACTGCCGCCAATGGCCAAGAAGGCCTAGCCAAAGTAGCCGAATTTGGTCCCCAACTCATCATTCTAGATGTTATGATGCCCATTATGGACGGACTAGAAATGGCCAAGGAAATGCGAACGCAGGGATTGTCGCCCGATACCGTTATCCTTTTCCTGACCGCCAAGGGCCAAGAACAAGACCGATTGGCTGGTTATGCCCATGGTGGCGATGCCTATTTGGCCAAACCCTTTGATAACCAAGAGCTGGTTGAACTGATTGCAGAAATGCTAGAAGATTAAGCAGCCCTTGCGACCTACAGGCGGCTTAGCCGCCGCAAGCGAGCGAAGCGAAGCGGCTGAGGGATGGATAGCAGTGGCGCGCAGCGCCAGACCGAGCAAAATGAGCGAAGCGAAATTTTGCGAAGGGCCGAGCAGCCCTGCGAGCTGCGACACAGCCCGACCCGCCCGCAGGGCGGGGCAGCCCCAAAAAAATATAAATTTCACATACCTGACAAAATAGTTTCTAATATGGAACACCAAATCAACAGCTGGGAAGAATACGAAAAAGTATATGCAGAAAGCGTAGCCAATCCAGAGGCTTTTTGGGCCAATGTAGCCGAAAGTTTTTCATGGAAAAAGAAATGGGATAATGTCCTTTCTTGGAATTTTGATGGCCCCGATGTCAAATGGTTTGAGGGCGCCGAATTGAATATTACGGAAAACTGCCTAGACCGTCATTTGGCCGAAAGAGGCGATCAGACGGCGATTATTTGGGAGCCCAACGGACCCAAAACTCCTGAAATTCGCTTGACTTATAAGGAGTTGCATGCCAAGGTTTGCCAGATGGCCAATGTGCTCAAGTCTTATGGCGTAGTGAAGGGCGACCGAGTTTGTTTGTACATGCCGATGATTCCAGAACTGGCTATTGCGACCTTGGCTTGTGCCCGTATTGGGGCCATTCACTCGGTGGTTTTTGCTGGTTTTTCGGCCAATGCTTTAGCCGACCGCATCAATGATGCGCAGGCCAAGGTAGTGCTTACTGCCGATGGTTCTTTGCGTGGGGCCAAAGTGATTCCCCTAAAAGATATTGCCGATGAGGCGCTCAGTCATTGTCCTTGCGTAGAAACCGTTTTGGTGGCTAAGCGCAGCGATAAGTTTTGCCATATGCAAGCGGGCCGAGATGTTTGGTTGGAAGAGGCGATGAATGCTGCGAGCACCGACTGTCCCGCCGAAACGATGAGCGCAGAAGATATGCTCTTCATTCTCTATACTTCGGGCTCTACGGGTAAGCCCAAAGGGGTGGTGCACACTACTGCGGGCTATATGGTTTATGCCTATTATAGCTTTGTGAACGTTTTTCAGTATCAGCAGAATGACATCTACTGGTGTACGGCTGATATTGGCTGGATTACGGGCCACACTTACATTGTTTATGGGCCTTTGTTGGCTGGTGCTACTACGGTGATGTTTGAGGGCGTGCCTACTTGGCCCGATGCGGGTCGTTTTTGGGCCATTTGCGATAAATATCAAGTAAATCAGTTCTACACAGCCCCCACGGCCATCCGCGCTTTGATGGCCAAAGGCCTAGAATATGTAGCGCCTTACCGTCTGAACTCGCTCAAGGTTTTGGGTTCTGTTGGCGAGCCCATCAATGAAGAGGCTTGGCAGTGGTACAATAAGTATATTGGTAAGAGCCAATGCCCTATTGTAGATACTTGGTGGCAAACGGAAACCGGCGGGATTATGATTTCGCCTTTGCCCAATATTACGCCTCTTAAGCCCACCTATGCTACTCGTCCCTTGCCGGGTATTCAGCCTTGTTTGCTCGATGCAGAGGGCAATGAATTGACAGAAAATAATGTAGAGGGTTTGTTGGCGGTTAAGTTTCCCTGGCCCTCAATGTTGCGCACGACTTATGGCGATCACGACCGCTGCAAACAGGTCTATTTCTCGATGTTTAAGGACAAATATTTTACGGGAGATGGCGCCAAACGCGATGCCGATGGCAATTATCGGATCATTGGCCGGGTAGATGACGTAATCAATGTTTCGGGCCACCGTTTGGGCACCGCCGAGCTCGAAAATGTGATCAATGAGCATGATATTATCGTAGAATCGGCTGTAGTAGGCTATCCGCACGAAATTAAGGGTCAAGGCATTTTTGCCTTTGTGATTGTTCAGGAAGAATGCAGCCAAGAGGCTCTAGAGGCCGAGCTCAAAGAACTTATCAATACCGAAATTGGTCCTATTGCCAAACCCGACCGCATTCAGGTGGTTTCGGGCCTTCCAAAAACCCGCTCGGGTAAAATTATGCGACGTATTCTTCGCAAAATCGCTAGCGGAGACGTGAGCAACCTAGGAGATACCTCCACTTTACTTGATCCCTCTGTGGTGGAGGAAATCAAGGAGGCCGTTTTGGGCCAAGCCTAAAGTAGTTTTTTAGTCCCTTATTGGGTAGTTGTAGCGCCATGTAGCCAAGATGCTGCATGGCTTTTTTAATTATTTTTTGGGGCCTGCCGCCTTCGGCGGCCGGGCCCTTGCAGGGCTCGCAGGTCTGCTCGGCCCTGCGGGCTTCGCCCTTGGTCTGCCGCTTCGCGGCCCCCTTTCAGGCCCCTAGGCCGACGGGCCTTCGGCCCTATTTACTGTGGGTTGAAACCCACAGCAAGAATGGTATTGCTTCGCAATGATCGCTAAATGAGGGTTGAAACCCTCATGAAATTAACTTATCGGCCATCCTTTGATAAAAATTTCGTGTTAAATAGAGTATGCAGACTTTGATGGGCTGTTTTGCAGTGAGCAGGCGGCGCAGGCTGAGGGGCTGTAGCAGGGCCGCCGAAGGCGGCAGACCAAAGCGCTGAAAGCGCTGCAGGGCCGAGCGAGCAGCGAGCTGCGCAATGGCCCGACCCAAGGCCGAAGGCCACAGGGGCAGCCCCCAAAAAGAAGAATTGTAACCATTAACATTTTTATCCTTATAATAAGGTATAGAATAATTCATCCCCTCCTAAACGCTAAGCTATGCGAAATTTACTTTCCCTCAGTTTGTTTTTCTTTTTGCCTGTTTTGCTTTTTGCGCAGGACAAATACCAGCTTTTTTACGCTCCCAATGCCTATAGCTTGACCGCAAAACAGCAGGCCGATTTGAGCAAAATATTGCAGGCGCGCCCCTTATCGGTGCTGAAAATCCAGCCCTTTACCGATGATTTGGGAAGCGATATAGAGAATGAGGTTTTGGCCGAGAATCGGGCAAAAACCATTATTCAGTTTGTACAAAAACAGGGCTTCGAGCAACTCCAATTTGAGCAATTGCCCTATGAACGTCAGCCTTTGGATGCGCAATTGCCTGTCGCCGAAGCTCGGCAGCAGTTGCGCCGCATCGACCTCTATTTTTATAATGCAGAGGAATTTGAGGAGGTCAAAAATAAGGATGTCTGGACCTCTTTTTACAGCAAGCAACGCAAAGAAGCGCAGCAGTTGTTTAGCTTTTCGGCCCAAAAAGGAAAGTTTATTCAAGGTAAGAATGGTATCCAAATTGACATTCCAGAAAATAGTTTTTTGGGGCCAGATGGCCGCCCTTATCAGGGGCAGGTCAGTCTAGTTTTGCAAGAGGCCCTAAGCATGAAAGACATGATTTTGCAAAACCTGAGCACCACCTCCAATGGAGAGTTGATTGAAACTGGGGGGATGGTTTATTTGGCCGCCAAGGGCGAAAATGGCGAGGAATTGAGTCTGGCCGAGGGCAAAGACCTGACCGTTGGTTTTCCGGGAGCCGCCGCCGCCTTGCCAGGCATGCAAATTTTTCAGGGCCCCAATACTGCCGATCCGCATGCGGAGATCAACTGGCAGCCCGTTGGGAATCCTTTGGAGCTTTTTGTAGAAGAAAAACTGGACAGCACAATGAGCTTTAGCAAGGATTATTTTGGCTATAAGGAAGAATTGCTGTACTTGCTCAAGGAGCCCTTTTTGGCCAAGGAGAAAAAAGAAGTCCCCAAATCCTTTAAGCTAAGGAGTCCTCGACTAAAAGTGGAGCGCACTTTTGTTGCCTTTGAGGAGTACTTGGCCCAAAAATATCCACAAAAAGCAGGAGAGACCGAAGCGAGCTACCAGCGTCGAATCAGAAAAAAGAAGATCAAGCTGCGCAAGAAGTATAATAATAAAAAGCGCAGCTGGCGAAATAAATATAGAGCCTATCAAAAGGATAGCAGCCGCTATACCAGAGCCCGTAGCCGCTACGAAAAAGAGCAAAAGGCCTATAATGAGTTTTTGAACAGAGAACATCAGGAGGCCCAGGAATTCCTAGCTTATTTGGAGGCTCTTAGCCATGAGCATTTACATGAGCTGCTAGATAGTTGTCTCCAAGAAATCCGAAGGAGCTACAACCCAAAAAGATATAATCAGGCAGGAAGCACAGTAGGTGGTTTTATGGAGTTGCTGCCTTTTTATGAGTATGATGCGCTGGGCGATTTTAAATTAGAAATAGAGAAGACCAAAGAACTCAATCCCGAGTTCAGTTACAAGAAAATTGATGCCTATGAAGAGGCTTTTAATCGTGCACTCGGTTTGTTTGAGAAACAGCTAGAACAGCAAAAAAACAACTGGGCCAAGCCGTTGAAAGATGAAAAAAAACAGGAATATTGGGACTGGCCCAAGGATATAGCGCAAGAAGAAATTCGCCTAAAATTAGCCGCTTTACTTAAGGATGAACGAGGCGGATTTACGCCCTTGGGTCAGAAAAAATATGCGGAAATCAAAAAAATGTTTTGGGCCAAAAAGGAGTATGTCAGCTATAAACAATGGAAGACCAAAGCTTATAGCAACTGTATTTTGAATATGCAGAAGATTGAAGCCGAGCAGCAAAAGGCCAGTAAAGTCTGCAAAAATGTAGATAGTCTAGCCGCTGAGGTTTTGGCTAAAAAAGAGCGCTATGGTTTATTGCAAAAAGAGGAGAAATCAAGAGAAGTAGTGAGGCAAATGAAGATTTCTAATCTTGGCTGGATCAACTGCGACCGATTTTTTATGGAAAAGGGCGCAAAAATGGATTTGATCTTGGCCTCGGCCTCTAGGCATGCACAATACTTCCTAATATTTAAAAATATCAACGGAATTATGAGGGCCAATGGTCGGGCTACCTTTAAAAATGTCCCAGAGAACTATGAGGCTAAACTGATTGGCATTAAGCAGTTTGGCGACCAAATAGAATTTATGGAGGTGGAAGATAAAGTGCTTGAATTAGACGAAAAATATTTCCCTTTTCAAAAAGTGAGCGAAAAAGAATTAGCGGCCAAATTGGAGGCCCTCTAAAGTTTTAGCCATCCCTAGGGATGGCTTTTTTTGGGGGCTGTCTCCAAAAAAACTGTAACAAATTGCAGCTTCACTCACTATATCTTAGAGAAACATCATCTTATAGCTAAAACAGTGAGCCTATGCCCTATCTACTCAGTTTCAGTTTATTTTTCTTTTTGCCTGTTTTGCTTTTAGCGCAGGACAAATACCAGCTTTTTTATGCCCCCAATGCCTATAGCTTGACCGCAAAACAGCAGGCCGATTTGAGCAAAATATTGCAGGCGCGCCCCTTATCGGTGCTGAAAATCCAGCCCTTTACCGATGATTTGGGAAGCGATCTAGACAATGAAGTTTTGGCCGAGAATCGGGCAAAAACCATTATTCAGTTTGTACAAAAACAGGGCTTTGAGCAACTCCAATTTGAGCAATTGCCCTATGAGCGTCAGCCTTTGGATGCCAGCTTGCCTGTCGCCGAAGCTCGGCAGCAGTTGCGCCGCATCGACCTCTATTTTTATAATGCAGAGGAATTTGAGGAGGTCAAAAACAAGGATGTCTGGACCTCTTTTTATGCCGAGCAGCGCAAAAAAGCGCAGCAGTTGTTTAGCTTTTCGGCCCAAAAAGGAAAGTTTATTCAGGGCAAGGAGGGGATCCAAATTGACATTCCAGCCAATAGCTTTTTGGGGCCAGATGGCCGCCCTTATCAGGGGCAGGTCAGTCTAGTTTTGCAAGAGGCCCTAAGCATGAAAGACATGATTTTGCAAAACCTGAGCACCACCTCCAATGGAGAATTGATTGAAACTGGGGGGATGATTTACTTGGCCGCCAAGGGAGAAAATGGCGAGGAACTGAGTCTGGCCGAGGGCAAAGACTTGACCGTTGGTTTTCCGGGGGCAGCCGCCGCCCTGCCCGGCATGCAAATTTTTCAGGGCCCCAATACCGCCAACCCCCACAACGATATCAATTGGCAGGCTACGGGCAGCCAGCGGATTGGAACTGAAGAGCTGGAAAGACAGAGCCGAATAGCCCCCCTAGATAGTGACTATTTTCTGGCCCAAAAAAAGCTTTTGTATTTGCTCAATGAGCCGATCTTGAGTTTGTTTAAGCGTAAACCTTTAAAGCCGTTCAAGCAGTCTTCGCCTCGCTTTAAGGGGGAGCGGGGTTTTATGGAATTTGAGGAGTACTTGGCCCAAAAATATCCACAAAAAGCAGGAGAAACCGAAGAGAGCTACCAGCGTCGAATCAGAAAAAAGAAGATCAAGCTGCGCAAGCAGTACAATAATAAAAAGCGCAACTGGCGAAAAAAATATAGAGCCTATCAAAGGGATAGCAGCCGCTACGATGAGGCCCGCAGCAGCTATGAGGCCGCCCAGAAAGTTTATCAGGAATTTTTAGACAAGGAGCATCAGGAAGCTAAGGAACTTTTGGCTTATTTAGAGGTCTTCAGCCATGAGCGATTGGCCCTCCTTATGGCTATGCATAAAGAGCGTTTGTATGCGGTTTTTGATATATATGATTATGGTCGATATAGTTCTACTTTGGGGGGCTTTCAGGAGGTTCTACCGGTCTATCAGGCCGATAAAGCAGGCGATTTTACCCTAGAAATTGCCGCTACCAATGAACTTCTCCCTGAGTTGCCAGGCGATGTCTACGAAAAATCTATGCTTGGCTATATTGGCTTTTTGAATAAATATTATGAGAAGGAAAAGAAGAATTGGGCCAAAAATATTGCAAAAGGAGAGGCGAACCCCCTTCTGATCTGGAAAAAAGATGAAGCGCTAGAGGCTATAAAAATTAAACTGGCCCAGCTCCTCAAGGAAGAGGCTGATGGCTTTAGCCCCCGCGGATATAAACGATACTTCAAGCTGAAACGGCAGCTACAGAAGAAAAAAAAGAAGGATAGATACAATTTGCGAAATGAGACCTATAGCGATTACATACTGTATAGTCAGGCTGCTGAAAAGGAGCAGCAAAAGGTTGCTCAACTCTGCCCCCGAATAGATAGTCTAGCCGCCGAAGTTTTGGCCAAAAAAGAGCGCTATGGCCTATTGCAAAAAGAAGAAGCGCGCAGAAAAATATTGAGCCAAATGAAGGTTTCTGGCCTCGGCTGGATCAATTGCGATCGCTTTTCGGCTAAGAACGGCATGATGAATCTGACTGTCGCCCAGGCCTCTAGCAATACGCAGTACTTTTTGGTCTTTAAAAATATCAACGGAATTCTGCGGGCCGATAATCAGGCAAGATTCAGAAATGTGCCCAAAAGTTATTTTGCCAAATTGATCGGTATCAAGCAGTTGGGCGACCGCATACAGTTTATGGAGCTCAGCGCTGAGGTAAAGGAAATGAACCGCATGCAGCAGTCTTTTGAGGACCTTAGTCAAGAAGAATTAGCCGCCAAATTAGAGGCCCTTTAAGATTTTATTTTTTTGGGGCTGTCCCGCCCTGCGGGCGGGTCGCTACGCTGCGGGGCTCGCAGTTCTGCTCGGCCCTGCAGCCGCCTTTGGCGGCTTTGGTCTGGCCTGCGGCCACCCGCTCCGCATCGCTCATCCGCTCCTCTTTTTTTCTTGGGCTTAGGCGGGCGGCTTCGGCCCGCTTGGGCAACAAAAGTTGGCCTTTTCTTGGCCCTATTGCCAGTTTTTTAATAGCTTTAGCGCTCATAAAAAAAACAAAGATGAACTATCTAGTATTTGATTTGGAGATGACGGGCACCGAGCCTGGCTGGCATGAGATTGTACAAATTGGGGCCGCCATTTATGATGAAAATTGGGAGAAAAAAAGTACCTTTTTAACCAATGTCTATCCCGAAAATGAGGAGAGCTTTTCGCTACCTGCCCTAGAAGTACATGGCCTAACCCTAGACATTCTAGAGGAGGCCCCTATGCTACATGAGGCCATAGAAGCTTTTGAAAACTGGGCCGTAACTACTGTTTTGGGCCACAAAAAATGGAAGGAACATCAAAAGCCGGGGGCACTCAAGCGCCTAGTGGTCTGTGGACAAAGTGTGCATTACGATATCAACTTTTTGCGTTTTGCCTATATGGACCTCAAGCAGCCTTATCCCTTCTCCTTCAAAACCATTGATTTATATCAGCAAGCCTATTTCTTGTTTCGTTTACTTCGAGAAAACGGACAGCCTACTTCTAAGGGCCTTAGCCTAGGCGCCCTATCCGAGTATTTTGGTTTGCAAAGAGAAGGCGATATGCACAACGCCCTAGAAGATGCAGAATTGACCGCAGCCTGTTTGAAGGAAGTCTTTAACTATTTGCCCAAATTTAAGTACGATCCAGCTTAAAGAACTGGAAAATCTGATCGATAATAAATTGCTGTTCTTGAGCTTGGAGCTCAAAAAAGAGGGGGAGCCGTAGCAGGCGGTCGGCATAGCGCTGGGCCTGCGGCAGTTTTCGGCCATCGTGTTTTGGTCCATAAAACGGACTAGCATGTAGGGGAAGATAATGAAAAACAGCATGAACGCCAACGGCTCTGAGCGCTTGTATCAGGGCCGTTCTTTCGTCTAGGCTACTACAAATAAGGTAAAAGAGATGGGCGTTATTGCTGCTGTGTTCTGGAATATTAGGTAGTTCGATTAGGCCTTTTTGGGCCAAAGGGAGTAGGGCTTCAAAGTAGCGGTTCCAGCGTTCTTTGCGGGCATTTTGGATCTGGTCGAGCTCTTCCAATTGGGCAAAAAGGAAGGCCGCCACGGTTTCGGAGGGCAAAAAAGAAGAGCCGAGGTCCACCCAGCCGTATTTATCGACCTCTCCCCGAAAAAAGGCGGCTCGGTTGGTGCCTTTTTCCCAGATAATTTCGGCTCTTTGGGCTAGTTTTGGGTCGTTGATGGCCAGCAGGCCGCCTTCTCCAGCAATAATATTTTTGGTTTCATGAAAAGAGAAGCAGGCCAATTGCCCAAAGCTACCGAGGGGCTGCCCCTGATAATAGCCATCAATGGCTTGGGCGGCATCTTCGACTAGGGCAATTTGGTACTTTTGGCAGAGGTCCATAATTTCTTGCATGGGGCAGGCCATGCCGGCATAATGGACCAGCACCAGCGCTTTGGTCTTCTCGTTAATCAGAGGCAAAATGGCCTGGGGATCGAGATTGGGGTGTTGGGCCTGAGAATCGACAAAGCGGATAATGGCCCCACGGAGCACAAAGGCGTTGGCGGTAGATACAAAGGTGTAGGAAGGCATAATGACCTCATCGCCGGGCTGGATATTGAGGAGTAGGGCGGACATTTCGAGGGCATCGGTGCAGGAGGTGGTCAGTAGGCATTTGTGGAAGCCATAGCGGTTTTCAAAAAAGCTTTGGCAGGCCTTAGTAAATTGACCATTTCCAGATAATTGGCCCGATTGGACCGCTTGATAGAGATAGTGGGCTTCTTTACCGGTGAGGTAGGGCTTATTAAAGGGTATTTGCATTTTGGCGAGAGATTAAGAGCAGGGATGGAATTGGCCCAGCGCTGCGCAGCGGTGGCCGCAGGCCAGACCGAAGCCCGAAGGGCTGAAGGGCCGAGCAGACCTGCGAGCCGCGGAGCATAGCGGCGGCCAGCAAAGCTGGCCGCGGGCCCCAAATAATAAAACTCAAGATAAAAAAAGGGCTGACCAAAAATGGCCAGCCCACAGACTATTCACAAAATCAAACTATCCTTATTTGGTCTCGAAGAGGAGGGATTTGGCTTTACGCACCTTAGCGGCATGTTGCAAACCGTCTTCTTCGTGGCGGTAGCCAAGGGTCGCGATCACGGAAGTGGTCCAGCCCTCTAGGCCCAAAATCTCATCAAATTGGGCGGCATCGAAGCCTTCCATGGGGCAGGCATCCACCTTGAGTTCGGCAGCGGCGGCCAGCAGATTGCCCAGGGCAATATAGGTTTGCTTGGCCATCCAGTTTTTGGCACCTTCTTCGGTTTGCTTTAAGAGAGCGCCCTTCATAAAGTCGCTATAATCGTTGAGTACAGCGGGATCGAGGCCGCGAGTATCGGCAGTAAGTTGGACAAACTCCTCGATATGTTCGGCGGTAAGTGTAGTGGGCGTGGTGAAAACGAAGAGCTGAGAAGCGTCTACGATTTGGCTTTGGCCCCAGGCTGCGGCTTGGAGTTTTTTGCGTAGTTCGGGATCTTGGACATCAATAATTTTGTACAACTGTAGACCATAAGAAGAGGCAGACAGCTGGATGGCCGTTTTGATTTCTTCTAGGGTTTCGGCAGCAATTTTTTTGCTCGCATCAAATTTTTTGGTGGCATAGCGCCATTTCAGATTTTCGACTAAAGACATCTTGTTATTTTTTAAGGAGGTAGAATATATTAGTGCATTGGGACCTCCATGAGGAGGATTTTGGCTTCTTTTGTGGCTTGGAGTTCCAGCTTTTGGGTATTCCAAACGCCAAGGCCATCTCGGCGATCTAAAACTGTTGTGCCGGCCTTAATTTGCCCTTCGAGAACAAAAATATAGAGGCCATTTTCGGCTCGTTTAAAGTTGTATGTTTGTTGGTGGCCAGCCTCCCAATGGCCTAGATGAAACCAGGCATCTTGATGCACCCAGACACCCTCATCATTTGGGGAGGGTGAGAGGACCTGTAGGAGGTTATTCTTCATTTTTGCCCGATCCAGCTTGATCTGGTCGTAGCGGGGGCTAACATTTTTCTTATTGGGCAGCAGCCAAATTTGTAGAAAGCGGACCTCTTGGTCGAGCTTTTTATTTTTTTCGGAATGGAAAACGCCTGTGCCGGCAGACATCACTTGGAGGTCGCCTTCTTGGATCAGGGCAACATTTCCCATACTATCTTGATGCTCAAGGTCGCCAGAGAGGGGAATCGAGATGATTTCCATATTGTCATGAGGGTGGCGGCCAAAGCCTCGGGCGGCGGCTACTTTATCGTCATTTAGCACTCTGAGTGCGCCAAATCCCATGCGTTCGGGGTTATAGTAATTGGCAAAACTAAAACTGTGGTAGGTATCGAGCCAGCCGTGGTTGGCATGTCCGCGGCTATTCGCT
This genomic interval from Saprospira grandis contains the following:
- a CDS encoding pirin family protein, which translates into the protein MKRKQFLKALGLGSLGLFAAPKMGQSEPKGPEQLGFNHLPADAGQQQKIGKMKTVLHKANSRGHANHGWLDTYHSFSFANYYNPERMGFGALRVLNDDKVAAARGFGRHPHDNMEIISIPLSGDLEHQDSMGNVALIQEGDLQVMSAGTGVFHSEKNKKLDQEVRFLQIWLLPNKKNVSPRYDQIKLDRAKMKNNLLQVLSPSPNDEGVWVHQDAWFHLGHWEAGHQQTYNFKRAENGLYIFVLEGQIKAGTTVLDRRDGLGVWNTQKLELQATKEAKILLMEVPMH
- a CDS encoding NAD(P)H-dependent oxidoreductase, with the translated sequence MSLVENLKWRYATKKFDASKKIAAETLEEIKTAIQLSASSYGLQLYKIIDVQDPELRKKLQAAAWGQSQIVDASQLFVFTTPTTLTAEHIEEFVQLTADTRGLDPAVLNDYSDFMKGALLKQTEEGAKNWMAKQTYIALGNLLAAAAELKVDACPMEGFDAAQFDEILGLEGWTTSVIATLGYRHEEDGLQHAAKVRKAKSLLFETK